In the genome of Osmerus mordax isolate fOsmMor3 chromosome 10, fOsmMor3.pri, whole genome shotgun sequence, the window aaatgaggACAAAACTGAAGTCCTACTCTGTGGCCTCAaatcaaaagagagatgctaactaagaatctaggaggtttgaccccctgtcttaaacctgaggtgacgagtctctgtgtaatcctggactcagatttgaatttcaactctcacattaataaagtgaccaaaacagctttctttcacctcagGAATATAGCTAAGGTACGACcgttcataaaccaaaatgatgcagagaagctaattcatgcttttatatccagccgactgaactactgtaacacacttttcactggtcttcccaagaaagccactgaaagactacagctcattatTAACCTAATTATTAACATTAttagctagattattaaccccaactaaaaggagagaacacattagtcctgtccaactactttacactggctccttgttaccttcagaattgactttaaggtccttctCCTCACATGCAAAGCTCTAaatggacaaggacctagctacattgctaactctcttactaactacacaccagctagaacacactGTGATCATCAGATGCAGGCCTAtgagaggtcaccagaagcagtcagaagaagattggtgatgcagcctttgtcaattacgcccccaaactatggaacacattacccataaatattagggaagcaaacacgctagacatttttcatcttaaaacctatctttttaccaaagcatttaactcatttttatctcagaaggggagtcaggtggctgagcggttaggaaatttggctagtaatcagaaggttgctggtttgattccaggctgtacaaaatgacgttgtgtccttgggcaaggcacttcaccctacttgccttggggagaatgtccctgtacttactgtaagtcgttctggataggagcgtctgctaaatgtaaatgtgtcacttttattagttgtattattgtttttatagattttttggattcccgcaaagactgcggcttgtgttttgtagagttacattttatttatattgggaaaccccaaagactgtggctcgagatgccgcaaagactgcggcttgtgttcagaagggttttatgacttttattacttatattataatttttatagattttatgtaaaatgagctgcaattcttgtatgaaatgtgctacataaataaagtcttattattattatattattatttacaaaGTGGGCATGGACAGCTTAGCTCCTTTGTCTCTTGAACGCTCACAAGCTGGTGAAGACAATGGAAGCCAACCACAAGAGTTTCAAAAGTCTGAAAGAAATCATTTCACAGCGCTTATTAAAacagaggggatgggagaggtaCCTACCTGATTTACGTATTGATTTAAGATTTAGTAGCTGCATCTGACAACATGATTATTGCTGTACAGATAAAAACCCAAATGCCATATGGGAGAAAAATGGGCTATGATGCTCGTAATTTTTTATGTGTGAAAGGAAACAGGCTTTTCGGACTAAGTGTGTGTACATTGCCTGAGTGCTATTCCGTTAGAACTTTGAAAGAACTTGTGCATAAAGGTTCACATCTACTGAAGGGTTGAAATGGACGTTCTGACCACTGACCTCCATTACTTTCTCAAAGTAAACAGAACTATACAGAAGGGCAGAGTTACAGAAAGATAAGTAGCCTTTCCTGTTCTTGAGCAGGACAGATCTGGGCTGATTTTACAATAATTGAAACTGTTATtttaagacagagagaagaaagaacaaatttgagactttctttctttctttctttcgctctttgtctctctttctctatcttactgtctttccattctctctctttctcattctgtctctttctatttccatttctctccctttcttgctcAGTACAGtaatactaaccctaaccctaacccccccccccccaggccaggTCTCCATGTAACTGCTTCTAACCGTCGACATTCTCCCAGACCTAGATAGGATCCTTCTTCCGTAACCACATTGCCGTCGAAACCCTCCTCTATTGTTTCATTACTTGTGATTATAACACAGACGTATGGTTCTGTTCACAGCGGGTGTACAGTCATGCTGGTGGAGCCGGACGCAGGGTAAACTCACTTACGTGGATGTTTCGTATATCACGGTTACAAATCATCCATTTGCCTGGGTCACGGTGGCGCCCTTAATAACCGTCTCATCTCATCCAGCGTTCCAAACGGATGACCTGTCAGGCTATGCTGGGTCCGGCCGGTTGATCACTCGGTATTATTGAGTATTATGAACGCAATTAATCCAGTTGATGCATCGCTAATGTTGCCTCCACTTCGTATAAACGAATCCGATTGCTGTTTAAGGTACTGCTTGTGCTTATTGGCACCTCCGAGTTTGTCATTCGTCATGGGAATGATGAGAGGTCTACACAATGGTGTGGGTTTCCTCGGGCAGGCACTCGGAGGAGGCCTCCACCTCGGCCTTCATTTCATCTGTAGCCTTCAGCGTTTTGGATTTGTTCCGGATTTCTTCAGCGTTTTGGATTTGAAATGTCTTCTGACATCGACAAACATCCGATTTATGCTTGCTACTGCATTGTCATTGCTGAATGAgtcatggtgtgtcatttgactGTGTGCCTCTATGAAGGCATGAATGCTGTTTTGGTGTGATATTATGCCAGCATGGACAGCCAATGATACTGAAAAGGTCTGTTCTGCTTGTTTCAATATTGATAGATTGCCCTTTTGAAACGTGTCTTCCTGTTAATGCTgcatgatatttacatttagtcatttagcagacgctcttatccagagagacttgcagtaagtacagggacattccccagaggcaagtagggtgaagtgccttgcccaaggacacaacgtcagttcgcatgaccgggaatcgaactggcaaccttcggattactagcccgattccctcaccgctcagccacctgactcccctaagaTTCGAAGTTAATTCGCTTGTTGTggctccttgactctgaccaaaTGTTCGAACCATACACTTCTGTGcgttgatcttctgctgtacttcccACATGCACTCTCTGTACGTTGCTTAGGATAGAACAGCACCTCTTAAATGATTACAATGTCCAACACATGTAAATGTGATTTTTCTCAGCGTCGTTCAACCGCTGCAGCGCTAACAGAATGTAAATATGAAACAGCAACAACGTGTGGCAGGGCGAGCAATGTAGTCTCCTGCCCTGGTCTGTGTTTGGTTACAGAGACAAGCCTGTGTTTGTGGATCCATTAGACCACACAGAGTCTCCATTAGTGTCAAATAGTCGAGGTGAAGTCCTCTTACTGGGGGAGAAAACCTAGCACATAAAGCTGCCTCCCATTCTCTTCTctttgtgagggggggggggggggggggggccaacaCACACTTTTCGGTtcaggttctgtgtgtgtgttttgtgtgtcctcctcacaagtgtgtgtgcagttggttTTGCTGGCTTCCGGGCATGCATATGTGAATGCGTGTCTctacttgtgtgtgcatgcatggatgtgtggatgcattcttgcgtgcatgtgtgtcaagtgtgtgtgtatgtgtacatgtgcaACACCCTTCTCTCCCATGTGTTCTCTTCCTGGACAACCAAGTTACTCCAGTACTGCAGCGTCTCCCAGGGCTGATCTTGATTGGTTGGGGAGGAGCGGCCTGATCTTGATTGGTTGGGGGAGGCGTCGAGTGGCAGCTGAGCATCCCCAGACGCTCTCAGTCTCCGACGGgtcaacagagaggagagaagacaacCAGGCCCCACCCCTCTCAGCAGCCCTCTGGACAGCGCCCCAGCCAAGGACAACCAAAccaaacacactccaccactGACAGGCGTGACCAGAATAACTTTTGAAAGAAACAACTAAGGACAACTTCTGAAGGAAATCTATAAGAAGAAATACATGCTTCTATCAGAGGATTGAGGGAGCAGCTGGAGAGGTTTAACTTAATATATGAAAGCACGGTCAAAGAGAATCAGAGGAGAGATTTACCTGGAACATCCCACCTTTGAGAGTAACTCACGGATAGAAGACTGAAAAAACATCAAAAGTAGCAAATCCCATTGCAAGAACAGCTCTGGATAGCTGTGTCTTTGGGAGCCAGTTAGCTCTATTCTGCTCCATCCCAATCCAGCTACCCGGCGTGCAACAGCTAACCGAGGGAGTACGGCATTTCGTGAGATCCCGTTGACCTCCTGTTCGAAGGGAACGGACTCTGCCGCTGGTTTGAGAGGCGTAGGGAGTTCCATGCGTTGCTTTTGTGAGTGGACGACGGCTGACGAATCAAGGATGAGCGCCATGGAAGCAGGGGCAGGAGGGTTCCGGAAAGTGGCATGAGCtggcaaacctggcaacccacctCTATGATTGATTGTGTGTAAACAAAGTGCCATGTCATCCTCATCACCTGCCTGGCGTAGAGGGAACTGGGCAGCGGGCACAACCACACTGTTATCACCACTCATGCTGTTTCTCTGCAGTGTGCAGGTAGGACGGgcaactgccacacacacacacagacacacatgtacaacaaTTATTGTAATACGTAACAACATGATCAAGTTGGTAAAGTTGTCTATATTAAATTGTTGACAACTGCCAATATTAAAGTTATTGTGAAGCATAATGAATACAGGTTTTCTTTGTAGACCATTAGTTCTCAATTCATTGCTTCAAAACTCTTGGCAGTGACATAAAACACGCACATTCCGGCAATTTCCTAATAATTCTGCTAAACACAGAGATAAAAGTGCAGATGAAGTGTACTAAAGTTGAATTCCGTGGATTGTTTATGAGGTCAGATGCCGCTGGACAGCTGCAACGACTTAATGATGCTTAGATTCAGACGGCACACAGACACGAAACCCTAAATCTCTGTCATGTGTACGTGTCTGGTATTTCCATATCTATGGTATTTCCagaccagcagacaggcaggcaggcaggcaggcagacagactgatagacaggcaggcaggcaggtagacagatagacagactgatagacaggcaggcaggtagagagatagacagacagaaatcaGTTTGTAAAAAGCTGTTATTTGAAAGAAAATTAATCTCATCATCTCATTCCTCACGGAATCTCTGGTAAATATTATACCTCAGGAACTTTTGGGGTGTAAATGTTTGTCTGTAAAACAAGGCTAACAGTTTTATAATAGGTACCGTGAATGACTCAGCTTGTCTACCACCCCCACGTGGTCAACTGGAAGAATTACAACCCCGACTCTCCAGCTGAattagggggagtcaggtggctgagcggttagggagtcaggttagtaatctgaaggttaccggttcgattcctggctgtgagaaatgacgttgtgtccttgggcaaggcacttcaccctacttgcctcggggggaatgtccctgtacttactgtaagtcgctctggataagagcgtctgctaaatgactaaatgtaatgtaaatgtaattaaataatAGGATAGGTATTGTCATCCCATTGGTTGCTGTTAACTAATGAAGTGTCTGTGCCCAGGATGCAGCCGGTTAATAACATGTTAGTTGATTCGGtggcacagacaaacacacgcacaaaggtttctggaattatagatagaagtaggcctacagtgcCATGGATTGTGGATCTACGAGGCTACTACACTGTGGCTGTTTGCTAGTTCGATAGAATGTTTGCATTATCTTGTACATTTTCCATttcaaatcgattagcctgatTTGCTCAATAGCCTGATCAGTTTCTCACTCAATACAAAAGGCCTACTCGAGGAATGGCAGAGACAACGTTCCTTTTGGCAACATTGCCGGCGAGTTGGACGGTTATGAAGATGTAATTGACCTGCTGTAGGCCACTGTAGAGCtacagagagaggtgaaagcGACCCTTAATACAGCAAAATGAACCCATTAATATTCGCAGTCACCTCTTTAAACTTTCCATCGAGGTTCCAAGCGAACAGATTTAGCCAAGAAATGTAAAATCTGCAGTTTGTCAACCCACGGACTCCCCCTCATGGCCAGTGGCCTGCCTCGTTCAATAGCGCCGCCTAAACATCAAATACACTTCCATTGATTTGTTGCATTTAAAGACTTTGCACGCTCACTCTGCACATCCTTGGGTCCGGAGAGCCACACACCTTCCATATTCCATATGCCCAGTTTGTGAGATAATCAATCCACAGAGACTCATGGCATGATGATAGAGGGATATTGATATATTCTGTGCTGTTCGTCTGTTGAATACGTGACAGGTCATGGGTTCCGTACTGGAGAACGTGATAACTAAACGGACTGAGTACCAGGAAAACTGCACCAGAACGTTGGAGGCCAGCACCCCCACAAAAACGGGTATGATTCCTGTCCGCTTTGGGGCGTTTCAACTCACCAACCAACCGGGCATgtgacctttaaccccaccccACCTTGCCTTGCAGGAATCTTCTGTAACGGGACCTTTGACAGGTTTGTGTGCTGGCCTCATTCCTCTCCAGGGAACGTGTCAGTCCTGTGTCCCTCATACCTGCCATGGATCCAGGAAGGTAAACAAACACTTGCGTTTCTCGTATCTCTTCATCTCTAACCTgacctggagtcaggtggctgagtggttagggaatcgggctagtaatcagaaggttgccggtttgattcttggctgtgaaaaatgacgttgtgtccttgggcaaggcacttcaccctacttgcctcgggggaaatgtccctgtactcactgtaagtcgctctggataagagcgtctgctaaatgactaaatgtaattaagGCCAGTTCCCACTGACCAAATAGACAACAACAATCAACAGTTGTTCGGTTGTGTTGGTTTTGGAGTGATATGCTCGTGGTATCTGTTGGGGCTGTGAAAAAAACAGTTATCTTTCCAAAGATCCTACACCCAACAGCCAACACTAGAATGTTTGGTGTTGGTGTTTGTTGGGGCAATGTGAACAGGGGAgcattccagaaagcaggttatgcgacGTCACCGGGCAAGTTAACTCTCCAACTGGCACACAATGTTCCAGCAACTTAATGGCAACGTGGCTACAACAATGGATGTCTGCTGGGGAGTCAAATAACCAACTTTCTGGAATCCACCCCAGGCCTCACGAACCACGGCTACAGCACCGATAATCTGTCAGACCTCAATACCTCAGATCCTCTAGCAACACAGGCCATTCCTTAGCACTACAGttgattatctgctgcactTACTACATAGACATTGGTCGCTATGGATGAAAGCCAAATGAAGACAtgtttcccctccttcctctcccagaCGCCTCCAGGAACGTTTACCAGGAGTGTCTGGCCAATGGGAGCTGGCGGTCTGACCGCGATCAGAGAGAATGTCAGGAGCCACACTTTTTTAAAGAGGAGGTGAGTAGAGGGTCGCAAGAGCCCCGTGGGTGCACTCTGAAAGCTCCATGTTTCCCGCAATCCGGAGCTCGACAACTGAACGCGTTCGACACAACGCAGCGTTGTCACGGTGTATCGACTGCCCCAAGTCGTGGAATAATCCAAAAAGAAACCGTTCGTAAATGTTGTCTTGTGTTAtaattgtgtgcgtgtctgtgtgaatgtgtgcatgcgcgtgtgtgtgtgtgcgtgtgtgtgtgtgtgtgtaacaggaagACGAGATGTTCCGGCAGACTGCTCTGAGGGCCATCTCCCTCGTGGGCTACTCCCTGtccttgtcctccctctccctggccactcTGCTGATGGGCCTGCTCAGGTGTGCATTATCCCCGCATCgtccccatccatccctccgtcaCGCCCTGCGGAACGCACGCCCTCTGCTGCCTCCATTCCCTCCCTCGTCCCCGAAGCATGCACTtcgtccctccttctctctcgacACAACCCTTCCTCGAATTTggcctcatctctccatctctctgaatACTGCCTtcctatctccttctctcctaaaCACAATGTGTCGTTCCCTCTGAACCCTGCCTCAATACCTCCTCTGTAAACCGAATCCCTCCTCGTGTTTGAACgcatccctccgtctctccaaaTACTGCCTCCATCCTTTTCTCTGATCTCCGATTCATCCTCCCCCTAACCGATGAAGAGTTTCATCCGGACGCCTGTCCCAAAACAGATCACAATTCACGGTGTCACACACCCAAGATCGTTCTAGACCCGTAATGACCCTGTTCCGGAATCACCCCGCCAGTGTTCCAGCTATCTGTCCTGTTTGCTATTGGCTTCTGAatcagaggctgtgtgtgttggctccTCCCTCAGGAAGCTCCACTGTGCTAGGAATTACATCCACATGAACCTGTTCCTGTCTTTCATCCTGAGGGCCCTGGCAGTCATCACCAAGGAGATCATATTTCATTTCACCTACACCAAGCTGCCCAAAGATGACACTGGGTGGAAGGCCTACTCCAACTCCACGGTATAAATAATCCCAGTGGATGAACGATGCTACGTTTTCCAACGTTTTTTTTAAGggattagtaaaaaaaaaaaaaaacacatcaaacaaaaaggTATTGTTGTGTtatgatgttgatgttgtgggAGGTATCTCTACAGTCGTTTGTGTCATTTCTCTCTTTATGCATGACTAGTAATCAATCTATCAATTATCAATCTAGTATCTGATCCACACTGCGCGTCTGTCTTGTTTTGACTGTCTACTTTGTGGCCTGCCCAGATCCAGATTTTGTGTAAGGGCTCCAAGGTGTTCATGGAGTACTTTGTGGCCTGTAGCTTCTTCTGGCTCCTGGTGGAGGCCAtcttcctccacaccctcctcttcACGGCCGTGCTCACCAAGAGACGCCTGCTGAAGAGATACATGCTCATTGGCTGGGGTAGGGTTCCGTAATTCATTGGCCAAAGCTCATTGGCCAGGATTAACGTTACAGGCTGAACAGGTCAAAGCTCATTGACTCGGGGTAGAGATCTAGGCAGAGTGGGCAAGAAATCATTGGCTAGGATGGAATTGTAAGATGAGTAGACAATAACTAATTTGTAATTAAGGATTCTACCCTTACTGTTCTTGTTTCACTTAGGAACCCCATTCCTGTTTGTGGTGCCATGGGCGGTGGTCAAGATCCTGTATgaaaacacagggtgagtgTTTCTTCAATCTCTCATTTCTTCCTGCTCACTTACTAAACATGACGAGGCCGACCGTTTGTGAGACTGAGAGACGGCAGTGTCAGCGGTCTGAGTGTTTCTGATCGTGACTGGGCTAACCTGAGTGTTTCCCCCAGGTGCTGGGTCAACACCAGCAGACTGATCTGGTGGATCATTAGAGGACCAATCACGTTGTCCGTGCTGGTGAGTCGAACTGCGGCAAACACCCGGGATTTGTGTTTGATGTTGATATGTTGATATCACATGTTGATTTCATAACTCAGTATCATATGTTGATATGCTGATATCATATGTTGATATGTTGATATAATACGTTGAAATCACGTGCTAAGACATGATGAGAACATATGATATTGATATCATATGTTAATATGTTTAGCTAACCGTGAAGCCCTGTGTGACATCAGACAAAGTCTGTTGACCCTACAGTCACAGGGCATGTGCCACAGGGGCCAATGCAGTGAACGTACCTCTGGCCTGTTGAACTTTTCCAGGCTGATCTCAGCCTGCTTCCAGGCTAATTTCAGGGTGGATTTGAAGGTGGCTCTCGTGATGCATCGTGACTCAGGGCTAGttggagacaggagggaaacGTGATCTTTAGGAGTCACAAGCGCATTCATCAGATAGGAAATGTCATGGTTTATTTCACAGTTCCAGTCAAAGTCCAGTCCGAATTCCCCCACAAAAAGCACATTCGGCATTATGAATCATAAGAAaacatatatgtatatgtatatgacAGTCCAATGATTAGATATGAGATATTATTATAAATGATTCGATTTTTTGTTGATTGTTTATCCGACTACGTTGTTGTTTGGTTATGTGTGGAGTATAAATGCAGATATGCAGTGCATGTCTTTCTGAACTGGGAATTTCCATTGCAGGTCATCTTCGTCATATTTATAAAAATCCTTATGCTGCTGCTGTCCAAGTTAAAAGCTGATCAGGTGAAGTTCACAGACTACAGATACAGGTAGGTTTGCTGCTCCGACTCAAACATCTCGATGGATTATCAATACAGTACAGTGATCTACATCTCCATTATTTGTAGCTCAAtacagtgtatgtgtctgtctcttgcccctctcctctctccctcacccccttccaTTCACCTcaacctcgcccccccccctctccccctgcccccctgccccccaattCCACAAACCCACCCctactcaccctctctctcccctctttcccctcaccCTTTCCTTCCCCGCacgccccttccccccccccccccccccagcctggcccGCGCCACCCTGGTTCTGATCCCTCTGTTTGGGCTCCACGAGATGGTGTTCGCCATGTTCATAGACGAGTGCGTCAAGGGCGACGGACGCTACGTGCGCAACTTCTTCAACCTGACGCTCAGCTCCttccaggtgggagaggagcGCATCCAGGGCGGGAAATCAGGGCAACGATACTTTGgggttttcctccattttgatGTCAGCGTTATCCCAAATCATTTTCACCTTTTGTCCCCCTCGTTTTAATTTCGGGAGTTAAGTATAGTTAGATGCAAAGGTATTCATCCTCAAAGTGACTAGGGAGAACGTGAGTGTTTCCTGAACGTacatgcgtgtgttgtgtggtaaCACTCAGGATCTCTGACAGGGATTCCTGGTAGCTGTGCTGTACTGTTTCGCCAATGGAGAGGTGAGAACACGGACAGCACATCAGCATGAACACAGTCTGATTCACGGACACAGAAGCACATTAACCACACGGTCTGTTCTGCGTTTTTACGAGGTGTGACCAGAGGTCGTGGGTTCCATTACACATGCGACAAAGAAAATGACATTTAACGGCCACCGAAAAATATACATACGGCCACACCCTCAGTTATAAAAAAGCTGTCCCActcacatttcaaaacaaacctatgccCCCTGCTATCAATACATGTATGTTCAGCCACGTTGATAAAAAACAAGCTTGTGTACATTATACAAACCAACGTGAGGTGCTTTCCGCTCTCCTCCGCATCTGTCCAGGTCCAGACTGAGCTGAGGAAGCGCTGGCAGCTCTTCCTGTTCACCAACCACTTCCGGGTCAGGAACTGCTTCCGGGGCGCTCCCCTCAAACACCTGTGGAAGTGTTCCCGAGGCCGCCGCCCACACGGCTCGGAGCAGAGCGAATCGTATGAGGAGGGCGGAGCCCCCACTCACTGCCACCTGCTACAGGTGGCcacacagagagacggaggaggaggaggagtagaaggcggggcaggagagaaagggggccagcaggggagggggagagggagggggagggacaccacgagtctggagtttctggccCGGAAGAGTTTGTCCAGTAGCGATGGAGAGATTACCCTGGGAGAAACCATGGAGGAGATACTGGAGGAGAGCGAGTTCTGAGGCCGGTCTTGTCACTCCATCCTTTCATCCTTCTTCCATCCGTCCCTCGATCTCTCCCCAAGTCCGCCCAGATGATCTCAGACTGCTGTGTCACCTGCAGACATGTACTGTAGTGATGGACCCTAAACCCACTTGACAGGGATTGACTTTCTATGAATAGTGATAACGTAATGTGCATTTGTATACCGTTGTGTACCAGTGAAGATCTAGAATGTTCACATTGTGTTTTTGTACCGCCCGTTCTGCACATGTATTTACCGTCAAGTGTAATGTGTACTTTGTTGTATTAGGTAGTGTTAAAACCAAGTACAAAATATTGTAAATAATAATTGCAAATGCCAGGCCTTTatacacaaaaaaagaaatatacaaAGACGAACAGATGATTGTAAAATATGTCTTTGttgttcaaatgtaaataatatgcTACATTATAGTCTCGTATTTGGAAAGAAAATGTGTGAAAGTAACAATCACGTGATGAGATGGGTATATATTATATTTGTAATTTATCGAGCAGTGATACATGTACACGTACGACTCCAGTATATAGGTTGATGTTACACCATATATAAGCTAAattcatactgtacagtacatggcaAAGCTGTCCTAATTTTACGACACACTAGGTGTGACGTAAAACTGCTTCAAAAATAAACATACATTCGTGCAAGAACTGGGTCCTCCTTCACTAAAGACACTGGATCCAAACCAGACACAAATATTCTATGAACAAAAAGACAAATATTACAGCTATTAACAATTATCCTACAATATAAATAGTATTATTCTACTAATAAAGTAGTAATGCTAGTGCTTCTTCTCCTTGAGCCTGTCCTGGACCTTCTGGGGTTCGTCAAACTGGATAAGTCTGAGGATGTTCTTGTTGGCCATCACCCCCTGGATAAACTCCCCTTCCGTTATCTTGTCTGGagcacagagaaacacaactgATTCGTTTACGGATCCAAAAAACATCACCGGGGATTTGTTCAGAGATACAACAAACGCCACGATTGATTCGTTTACGGATATGACGAACAAAGGGATTCATTTTGAGGACTGACAAACTCTACAATTAATTCATTTAAGGGTATGGCAAACTCTACAAAGGATTCATTTCGACGTGTGACAAACTGTACAACTGATTCATTTAAAGGGGTGAAAAACACCACATGGGATTCATTTAGCGATTCGACGAACACCATTGGGGATTCATTTTGAGGGTCCACATAACACGGCAAAAGAGTCATTAAGAGAAGTTACAACACTCACCACAACCCAAAAGATTCATTTAGAGATGTATCACAAACAGTCGTTAAGTGAGTGACAAATGAAGGTGAGATGCCATGAGCTCATGATGACGACCGTCAACCTaccgttctctttctttccaaaGAAGTCCCAGATTTTATCTGTTCTCTTCTCCGGAGTGTTCTCATCCTCTGGGAGGTTCTTCTGATCCTCCTTGGAGATCATGTTGAAGATTGACTGCGGGGAAATCTTAAGGGATCAGTCTATTGGTTGCGCTGTACCCAAAAGCACTTCAAGAATATGGTATTTTTCTATTATTACTTGGCTGCACTAATACTCTCTACTACTGCTAAAGTGAGTCTGTTccaagtttgttttttgttttttttgcatgaCATGTTCATGAAGTCCTGGCTCACTCCACGACAGAATTCCCAGATGACACCAAAGCCGACATCCATGACTACCATGGCGACACAACACCGCCATACTTAAGTTTGgttgacatttacataaatgaaTAAAACCACTGACCCGTTCCCGTAGGATAAATCAAACATCCACGCAACCTAGTTGTCCAACGCTCAACACACGACCAAACAACGccaaacactcacaaacagcCACTTCCGGTAAAACAGCCTAACCTTGACGATCTCGTGGATCTCGTTCTTGGTGATGCTGCCGTTGCGGTCCACGTCGTACAGGTTGAAGGCCCACTCCAATTTCTGGATGGTCTTTCCTGACGAGGTGAGGTGCAGGGCCACAATATACTCCTTGAAGTCCAACGTGCCATCACTGTTTCACATTCAACAAGGTATATAGTCT includes:
- the rcvrnb gene encoding recoverin b → MGNRKSGALSKDLLEDLKLNTMYSEEQLCTWYQTFLKECPSGRISRQQFETIYASFFPDADPKAYACHVFRSFDSDSDGTLDFKEYIVALHLTSSGKTIQKLEWAFNLYDVDRNGSITKNEIHEIVKSIFNMISKEDQKNLPEDENTPEKRTDKIWDFFGKKENDKITEGEFIQGVMANKNILRLIQFDEPQKVQDRLKEKKH
- the LOC136950711 gene encoding glucagon-like peptide 2 receptor, producing the protein MGSVLENVITKRTEYQENCTRTLEASTPTKTGIFCNGTFDRFVCWPHSSPGNVSVLCPSYLPWIQEDASRNVYQECLANGSWRSDRDQRECQEPHFFKEEEDEMFRQTALRAISLVGYSLSLSSLSLATLLMGLLRKLHCARNYIHMNLFLSFILRALAVITKEIIFHFTYTKLPKDDTGWKAYSNSTIQILCKGSKVFMEYFVACSFFWLLVEAIFLHTLLFTAVLTKRRLLKRYMLIGWGTPFLFVVPWAVVKILYENTGCWVNTSRLIWWIIRGPITLSVLVIFVIFIKILMLLLSKLKADQVKFTDYRYSLARATLVLIPLFGLHEMVFAMFIDECVKGDGRYVRNFFNLTLSSFQGFLVAVLYCFANGEVQTELRKRWQLFLFTNHFRVRNCFRGAPLKHLWKCSRGRRPHGSEQSESYEEGGAPTHCHLLQVATQRDGGGGGVEGGAGEKGGQQGRGRGRGRDTTSLEFLARKSLSSSDGEITLGETMEEILEESEF